The following coding sequences lie in one Flavobacteriales bacterium genomic window:
- a CDS encoding carboxypeptidase-like regulatory domain-containing protein encodes MKIKIFLSFITFLLTQLISGQTTDTTVSYILSGVVVNGETNELLVGAHLLSANQFGTKTDETGTFSITVLPNDTLTISYIGYKNLTYVSPQQNSGKYLIKFKLYTDSITLQEVEIFPWPTYDEFKKAFAELKEHEPEIKMEGVKMYQDRNINPMEFTMLHILTNPISLIYDKLLDKKAKQRRRIERRRETIKDASFIDD; translated from the coding sequence ATGAAAATTAAGATATTTCTTTCATTTATTACTTTTCTGTTAACTCAACTTATTTCTGGGCAAACAACCGACACCACCGTCAGTTATATTTTAAGTGGTGTGGTTGTTAATGGAGAAACTAACGAGTTACTTGTTGGAGCACATTTACTTAGCGCTAATCAATTTGGAACTAAAACAGATGAGACCGGTACTTTTTCTATTACCGTTTTACCAAACGACACATTAACCATATCGTATATTGGTTACAAAAACTTGACTTATGTTTCTCCACAACAAAACAGTGGGAAATACCTGATAAAATTTAAATTATATACCGACTCCATTACACTTCAAGAGGTTGAAATTTTCCCTTGGCCAACCTACGATGAGTTTAAAAAAGCTTTTGCAGAATTAAAAGAACATGAACCCGAAATAAAAATGGAGGGTGTAAAAATGTATCAGGATAGGAATATAAATCCAATGGAATTTACCATGCTACACATTTTAACAAACCCTATTTCATTAATCTACGACAAGCTCTTAGACAAAAAGGCAAAACAACGAAGACGTATTGAAAGAAGAAGAGAAACAATAAAAGATGCTTCGTTTATTGATGATTAA
- the prmA gene encoding 50S ribosomal protein L11 methyltransferase, which yields MNYIEVKLKIDPTVIARDIVVAELGEIGFESFVESEHGVDAYIQEPFFDEELMKNLSAFNHTDFKVNYVKTLIEDQNWNEVWEQSFEPINVNDTCMVRAPFHEVPKNIEFDIIIEPKMSFGTGHHETTFLMIQELLKMDLNNKKVLDMGCGTGVLAILAEQKNADKILAVDIDDWAYENTLDNLVKNKCSKIEVLKGGAECIQDKKFDIIIANINRNILLQDLKNYANSLNNNGHLLLSGFFSSDAAILIETANKYGLTLIDQHSKNDWTLLHLTN from the coding sequence ATGAATTATATAGAAGTTAAGCTGAAAATAGACCCTACAGTTATTGCAAGAGATATTGTAGTAGCTGAATTAGGAGAAATTGGGTTTGAAAGTTTTGTAGAATCTGAACATGGTGTAGATGCATACATACAAGAGCCATTTTTTGATGAAGAATTAATGAAAAATTTAAGTGCGTTTAATCATACTGATTTTAAAGTAAATTATGTTAAAACTCTTATAGAGGATCAAAATTGGAATGAAGTTTGGGAACAAAGCTTTGAACCAATAAATGTAAACGACACGTGTATGGTTAGAGCACCATTTCATGAAGTTCCCAAAAACATTGAATTTGATATTATTATTGAGCCAAAAATGTCGTTTGGTACCGGTCATCACGAAACCACCTTTTTAATGATACAAGAGTTGTTAAAAATGGATTTAAACAACAAGAAGGTTTTAGATATGGGATGTGGTACTGGGGTTTTAGCTATTTTAGCAGAGCAGAAAAATGCAGATAAAATACTTGCTGTAGATATTGATGATTGGGCCTATGAGAACACATTGGACAATTTAGTTAAAAACAAATGTTCTAAAATTGAAGTTTTAAAAGGCGGAGCAGAATGTATTCAAGATAAAAAGTTCGACATAATTATTGCTAACATTAATAGGAATATATTATTACAAGATTTAAAAAACTATGCCAATTCTTTGAATAATAATGGACATCTATTATTGAGCGGGTTTTTTAGTTCGGATGCAGCTATTTTAATTGAAACAGCAAATAAATATGGATTGACCTTAATCGACCAGCATTCAAAAAACGATTGGACACTTTTACATTTAACAAATTAA
- a CDS encoding PD40 domain-containing protein, whose amino-acid sequence MILKTTYYKIIFLLFAMMLVFTNVNAQYASQDELKKAAQTFFDEENYIEALPLYSQLLSLYPKDPEYNYKYGASYFFGNREKEEALKYLTFAAGKPNVNPQAFYFLGLALHHEYRFSEAEVNYKKFKEKGTPKDIQDFQVDRKIEMCRNGVTLLKSMTDIGVLSKKEIKASEFFRSYDLRGIGGKIIVKPDEFKTKLDIKNKEYSIIHLGDKPTMVVFSSFGNDGKSGKDIYKVTKLPNGEWSKPAPFPKINTNFDEDYPFLHPDGRTLYFSSKGYNSMGGYDIFKSTLDPTTGEWTFPENLDFPINTPDDDILFISDIDNQLAYFASSRASKQGELTVYKVQVDRQPAENTIVKGFFLAESNPNMKSATISILDVEKDRKYGVFSSNRENGEYLLVFPGNGGKFKILVETTNDAPVHSAVIELPTLEGFRALKQELRLVGEGNNEKLVVKNLFNESDEFDITDPLVVENLLKYKAKMDVNLTEEEVLKNLDKTSSSTGISSLASMSNQQLADNAKKSADKVAENAKLSKNQANFAYDLAAQKSAEAKKALNQSLQKQKIASESEDANTKALALKDAERLKYIAAGLVNESISAMDVAKSIESEAIERESDVKKTLDLSNAIASNANSGKRAEAETGYLKLEEITNATYNKESALVTEKTVLDNKLSEAEMEYSKVRNNVIALNNRQTEIQENINNLNERINKSSKKSEKEAWQGEVNALKIDLEDTKYDLGVETEKEQTLAKELKELERKNASAQGIIATVEKANVQTSTKAPDKAALNNDIVYFEKQGLVGLYPSDEVAVSSTSTKSVDLMSLKDEYNIISDEGKIIDYNSKHSSELVDAQNNPSEYQKSLEMAKINQDWISDINQEIAIKEKQLKAAESLNDKTKITSRIEVLKSLKSEKQKEADKYLLLAQEENPTKSTTTSTSKSSTTKNAIEPASVVITDNSGNIIDYATNYENELANIEGETPTDISTKIAVHEKWKNANEQEILLKKIELNSAEDEEEKEAISNRISELENQKTNNDEFIAIYNSKLGNEANLAANTTANNTSTTKSSSENKNTTATTPNISTTSVNSKIDYSKYNNKVVSSNGEVQDYTTDFNNQFTLADNIVDPLTSSKEKQKITKEWIRAIDDELSLRNEQLSFAIESEKPAITERIDALNGEKVALADQLADLNIVIEQQQGTLASNNTKSTSTSNNTAASSNTSTTSSSNPYSSEQAKKEYEEVAKLEEELKQLNASVEQKSAAAYALKDESKKQQALNEVAVLKEDVENKKLEVSSAKAKANKAEYYNNQAALSAVKKSATATGDNATVAELNEDEANIYFDKAQTERENAASAATFTSKEASLLKAQEYEATAIEKQRKAIELYSNKNASEVLASLPKENNAVAKTSSTTNTVNTTTNTAENKTTSTTSTTSNANSINAAPIYQPSKVGMPSDVEIAKAKTAENEAARLEKMAIVLQDSSQKVTKKADKDALIAEANTNTEKAKQLRKEAEISYAAAEEMASTEKSTVEAINANRTALSNEQLTSQDKQLINSLSGTELAELKNSPEYQAYTENKTASRRLIKEAEVDYIKADKFQEEAEDQKTLGISLNAMAKGAQGEGKTKLLGQIEKLNNMIADNETKAIETRAKATQKEIEALEKTKTADNALASNSKANQIKAIEKAAIYDNNYLKTALANNAAVAKTSQPELAENNTSNTTTTNKTTETKAPELAENNVVEENTNSTTSTVKTNSNTTNTTEPALTENTMAEENTTETATNSNSTTNKTTEPELVENNVVEENTTSTTTNTNIPVNNNTTKTTEPELAENNVVEENKTTATNTNNTEKTTQPVVSKTNLANVDEIPTVLNQPIFVLTDNKKAAYSETKKIPVAKLPEGLVFKVQIGAFRNPIPQDHFVGFAPISAEDAGNGITRYTAGLFNTFNMANEAKNSIRTIGYPDAFVVAFYNGKRININEARAMAGVVTVAENNSMSTVNSSQPANNTSTANTNNTSTTSKTLPAPKTNVELVEDGISTDVNKIKGVFFTVQVGVYSRPITAEQLNNVTPLNSERTTNGLIRYTSGVYPTLDEANAAKARIVDLGITDAFVIAYANGNRLGVNEAINFAADKNNVVTTSNSNPKVENNKTTNTAANEKVATPSNNSKIVYTLILGEYTDDVPVEDAAVYLKLSGKGLKIEEKNGKTIYSMGPYTDYNTANDERAKMKAEGVKNPKVVALNGNDNVDVNKEAKTSGNTTNISNTATSSTNNTTTNSNVTPTTSNTSNNATTPVNTPTANTTSTNNTAPNTTTPKQPINQAEVGKALKIVYKVLLGEYTDEVPVEESMVYLKFSNSGIVITQNDGKTVYTMGEYPDYPSALDLQLQMKVEGIKSPKVIAFKDGTQIEVSEALELVKNHNK is encoded by the coding sequence ATGATTTTAAAAACAACTTATTATAAAATAATTTTCTTGCTATTTGCAATGATGTTGGTTTTCACTAATGTTAATGCACAATATGCATCTCAAGATGAATTAAAAAAGGCGGCACAAACCTTTTTTGATGAAGAAAATTATATCGAAGCATTACCACTTTATTCTCAGCTTTTAAGCTTATATCCAAAAGATCCAGAGTATAATTATAAATACGGTGCTTCTTATTTTTTTGGAAATAGAGAAAAGGAAGAAGCTCTAAAATATTTGACATTCGCTGCAGGTAAGCCCAATGTTAATCCACAAGCTTTTTATTTTTTAGGTTTAGCATTGCACCATGAGTATCGTTTTTCTGAAGCCGAAGTTAATTACAAAAAATTCAAAGAAAAAGGAACACCTAAAGATATTCAGGATTTTCAGGTGGATAGAAAAATTGAGATGTGCCGTAATGGAGTTACTTTATTGAAAAGTATGACCGATATAGGGGTGCTTTCAAAAAAGGAAATCAAAGCATCAGAATTTTTTAGAAGTTATGATTTAAGAGGAATAGGAGGAAAAATTATTGTTAAGCCTGATGAATTTAAAACCAAGTTAGATATTAAAAACAAAGAATACAGTATTATCCATTTAGGAGATAAACCAACCATGGTGGTGTTCTCATCTTTTGGTAATGATGGAAAAAGTGGAAAAGACATCTATAAAGTAACCAAACTACCAAATGGAGAATGGAGTAAACCAGCACCATTTCCAAAAATCAATACCAATTTCGACGAAGATTATCCATTCTTACATCCTGATGGGAGAACTTTATACTTTAGTTCAAAAGGATACAATAGTATGGGAGGCTATGATATTTTTAAATCTACTCTTGACCCAACTACAGGTGAGTGGACTTTTCCAGAAAATTTAGATTTTCCAATAAACACACCCGACGACGATATTTTATTTATTTCCGATATTGATAATCAACTGGCTTATTTTGCATCATCACGTGCTAGTAAACAAGGCGAATTAACCGTTTATAAGGTTCAAGTTGATAGGCAGCCAGCCGAGAATACAATTGTTAAAGGATTTTTCTTGGCAGAATCCAATCCAAACATGAAATCAGCAACCATTTCAATATTGGATGTGGAAAAAGACAGAAAATATGGCGTATTTTCTTCCAACCGTGAAAATGGAGAATATTTATTGGTTTTTCCCGGTAATGGCGGAAAGTTTAAAATTTTAGTGGAAACTACCAATGACGCGCCTGTTCATTCTGCTGTAATTGAATTGCCAACATTAGAAGGTTTTAGGGCATTAAAACAGGAGTTAAGATTGGTAGGTGAGGGCAATAATGAAAAGTTGGTGGTTAAAAACCTATTTAATGAATCTGATGAATTTGATATTACTGACCCTTTGGTAGTCGAAAATTTATTAAAGTACAAAGCCAAAATGGATGTTAACTTAACAGAAGAAGAGGTTTTAAAGAACTTGGATAAAACATCATCTAGTACAGGTATTTCATCTTTAGCTTCAATGTCTAATCAACAATTGGCTGATAATGCAAAAAAGAGTGCAGATAAAGTTGCTGAAAATGCCAAGTTATCGAAAAACCAAGCCAATTTTGCTTATGATTTAGCTGCTCAAAAAAGTGCAGAAGCCAAGAAAGCATTAAATCAATCGTTACAAAAACAAAAAATTGCATCAGAATCGGAAGATGCCAATACTAAAGCTTTAGCATTGAAAGATGCAGAGCGATTGAAATACATTGCCGCAGGTTTGGTTAATGAATCTATTTCAGCAATGGATGTTGCAAAATCAATTGAAAGTGAAGCTATTGAAAGAGAGAGTGATGTTAAAAAGACCTTGGATTTAAGTAATGCTATTGCATCAAATGCGAATTCAGGAAAAAGAGCTGAAGCTGAAACAGGTTATTTAAAACTGGAAGAAATTACTAATGCCACTTACAATAAGGAATCGGCATTGGTTACCGAAAAAACAGTTTTAGACAATAAACTTTCTGAAGCCGAAATGGAGTACAGTAAAGTAAGAAACAATGTTATAGCGCTTAATAATAGACAAACTGAAATTCAAGAAAACATCAATAATTTAAACGAACGAATTAATAAATCGTCGAAAAAATCGGAGAAAGAAGCTTGGCAAGGTGAAGTAAATGCTTTAAAAATTGATTTAGAAGATACGAAGTATGATTTAGGTGTTGAAACAGAAAAAGAACAAACATTAGCAAAAGAGTTAAAAGAATTAGAACGTAAAAATGCCTCTGCACAAGGTATCATTGCAACTGTTGAAAAAGCAAATGTTCAAACTTCAACCAAAGCACCGGATAAAGCCGCTTTAAATAACGATATTGTTTATTTCGAAAAACAAGGATTGGTTGGGCTTTATCCTAGCGATGAAGTTGCTGTTTCATCAACAAGTACAAAGTCGGTTGATTTAATGTCGCTAAAAGATGAGTACAACATCATTTCTGATGAAGGAAAAATAATTGATTACAACTCAAAGCACAGTTCAGAATTGGTTGATGCACAAAATAATCCTAGCGAATATCAAAAATCGTTAGAAATGGCAAAAATTAATCAGGATTGGATTTCAGACATCAATCAAGAAATTGCTATTAAAGAAAAACAACTAAAAGCTGCGGAAAGCTTAAACGATAAAACCAAAATTACGAGTAGAATAGAAGTGTTAAAAAGCTTAAAATCGGAAAAACAAAAAGAAGCTGATAAATACTTGTTGTTAGCTCAAGAAGAAAATCCGACAAAGTCTACTACAACTTCAACATCTAAATCATCAACTACTAAAAATGCTATTGAACCAGCAAGTGTAGTAATTACGGACAATTCAGGTAACATTATTGATTATGCTACGAATTACGAGAATGAATTAGCTAACATTGAAGGAGAAACTCCTACTGATATTTCTACTAAAATTGCGGTTCATGAGAAATGGAAAAATGCTAATGAGCAAGAAATTTTATTAAAGAAAATAGAGTTAAACAGTGCTGAAGATGAAGAAGAAAAGGAAGCTATCAGTAATCGTATTTCAGAACTAGAAAACCAAAAAACGAACAACGACGAGTTTATTGCTATATACAACAGTAAACTTGGTAACGAAGCTAATCTTGCTGCAAATACTACTGCCAATAATACTTCAACTACAAAATCATCTTCTGAAAATAAAAATACAACGGCGACAACACCTAATATATCAACTACTTCTGTAAACAGTAAAATTGACTATAGTAAATACAATAACAAAGTAGTTAGTTCAAATGGTGAAGTACAGGATTATACTACTGATTTTAACAATCAATTTACTTTGGCAGATAATATTGTTGACCCTTTAACATCAAGTAAAGAAAAACAAAAAATCACTAAAGAATGGATTCGAGCAATTGATGATGAATTGTCCTTAAGAAATGAACAACTTTCGTTTGCTATTGAATCTGAAAAACCAGCAATAACTGAAAGGATAGATGCGTTAAATGGCGAAAAAGTAGCGTTAGCAGACCAATTAGCAGATTTAAATATTGTAATTGAACAACAGCAAGGTACTTTAGCATCAAACAACACTAAATCTACTTCTACTTCAAACAATACTGCTGCTAGTTCAAATACATCTACAACATCATCGTCAAACCCATATTCATCTGAACAAGCCAAAAAAGAATATGAAGAAGTTGCTAAGTTGGAAGAAGAACTTAAACAATTGAATGCCTCTGTTGAACAAAAATCAGCTGCAGCTTATGCCTTAAAAGATGAAAGTAAAAAGCAACAGGCTTTAAACGAGGTGGCTGTTTTAAAAGAAGATGTTGAAAACAAAAAACTTGAAGTGTCTAGTGCTAAAGCTAAAGCTAACAAAGCAGAGTACTACAACAATCAGGCAGCTTTGTCTGCTGTTAAAAAATCGGCAACAGCAACTGGTGATAATGCCACTGTAGCAGAGTTAAACGAAGATGAGGCTAATATTTATTTTGATAAGGCTCAAACAGAAAGAGAGAATGCAGCATCAGCAGCGACTTTTACATCAAAAGAAGCTTCGTTATTAAAAGCACAAGAATATGAAGCAACAGCTATAGAAAAACAACGTAAAGCAATAGAACTATATTCAAACAAAAATGCGAGTGAAGTATTGGCTTCGTTACCAAAGGAAAACAATGCCGTTGCTAAAACATCAAGCACTACTAATACAGTAAATACAACAACAAATACTGCTGAAAATAAAACAACAAGCACAACATCAACTACGAGTAATGCTAATTCAATTAACGCTGCTCCAATTTATCAGCCAAGCAAAGTAGGTATGCCTTCTGATGTAGAAATAGCAAAAGCCAAAACTGCTGAAAATGAAGCTGCACGATTAGAAAAAATGGCTATTGTATTACAAGATAGTTCACAAAAAGTAACCAAGAAAGCTGATAAAGATGCATTGATTGCTGAAGCAAACACCAATACTGAAAAAGCGAAACAGTTAAGAAAGGAGGCAGAAATAAGTTATGCTGCGGCTGAAGAAATGGCTAGTACTGAAAAAAGTACAGTTGAAGCCATTAATGCTAATAGAACAGCTTTAAGTAATGAACAACTTACTTCTCAAGATAAACAGTTGATTAACAGTCTTTCTGGTACTGAATTGGCTGAACTTAAAAATTCTCCTGAATATCAGGCGTATACTGAAAACAAGACAGCATCGAGAAGATTGATTAAAGAGGCTGAAGTGGATTATATAAAAGCAGATAAGTTCCAAGAAGAAGCAGAAGATCAAAAGACATTGGGGATTAGCTTAAATGCAATGGCAAAAGGTGCTCAAGGTGAAGGCAAAACGAAGTTGTTAGGGCAAATTGAAAAGCTTAATAACATGATTGCTGATAACGAAACTAAAGCAATAGAGACTAGAGCTAAAGCAACTCAAAAAGAAATAGAAGCACTTGAAAAAACGAAAACTGCCGATAATGCTTTAGCGTCTAATTCAAAAGCTAATCAAATAAAAGCCATTGAAAAAGCAGCTATTTATGATAACAACTATTTGAAAACTGCTTTGGCAAACAATGCAGCTGTAGCAAAAACATCTCAACCTGAGTTGGCAGAAAATAACACTTCAAATACAACAACAACCAACAAAACAACAGAAACTAAAGCTCCAGAATTGGCTGAGAATAACGTAGTTGAGGAAAATACGAATTCAACTACTTCAACCGTTAAAACAAACTCGAACACAACAAATACAACAGAGCCAGCGCTGACTGAAAATACAATGGCGGAAGAGAATACTACTGAAACAGCTACAAATTCGAATAGTACAACTAATAAAACAACCGAGCCAGAGTTAGTAGAGAACAATGTGGTAGAAGAAAATACAACATCGACTACTACAAATACTAACATTCCTGTAAACAATAACACAACTAAAACTACAGAACCAGAATTGGCAGAGAATAATGTAGTAGAAGAGAATAAAACAACAGCTACAAATACCAATAACACTGAAAAAACGACACAGCCTGTAGTTAGTAAAACTAATCTTGCCAATGTAGATGAAATCCCAACGGTGTTAAACCAACCAATTTTCGTGTTAACTGATAATAAAAAGGCAGCGTATAGCGAAACTAAAAAAATACCAGTAGCTAAATTGCCAGAAGGTTTAGTGTTTAAAGTTCAGATTGGAGCTTTTAGAAACCCAATTCCTCAAGATCACTTTGTTGGTTTTGCTCCAATTTCAGCCGAAGATGCTGGTAACGGAATTACACGTTACACCGCAGGTTTATTCAATACCTTTAACATGGCTAACGAAGCTAAAAATTCGATTCGTACCATTGGTTACCCTGATGCTTTTGTGGTGGCGTTTTACAACGGAAAAAGAATAAATATTAACGAAGCAAGAGCTATGGCCGGAGTTGTAACTGTTGCTGAGAATAATTCTATGTCAACAGTTAACAGTTCTCAGCCTGCTAATAATACAAGTACAGCAAATACAAATAACACTTCTACAACATCTAAAACGTTACCAGCACCAAAAACCAATGTGGAGTTGGTTGAGGATGGTATTTCTACTGATGTAAACAAAATTAAAGGTGTATTTTTTACTGTTCAGGTGGGTGTTTACTCTCGACCAATTACTGCCGAGCAGTTGAACAATGTAACTCCTTTAAATAGCGAAAGAACAACGAATGGCTTAATCAGATATACATCTGGAGTTTATCCAACGCTTGATGAAGCGAATGCTGCCAAAGCAAGAATTGTTGACTTGGGAATTACCGATGCTTTTGTAATTGCTTATGCTAACGGAAATAGATTAGGCGTAAACGAAGCCATTAATTTTGCAGCTGATAAAAACAATGTAGTAACCACTTCGAACAGCAATCCTAAAGTTGAAAACAATAAAACAACGAATACTGCAGCAAATGAAAAGGTTGCGACACCAAGTAACAATTCAAAAATAGTATATACCTTAATATTGGGAGAGTATACCGATGATGTTCCTGTTGAAGATGCTGCGGTTTACTTGAAATTATCGGGTAAGGGATTAAAAATAGAGGAGAAAAATGGAAAAACCATTTATTCAATGGGACCATATACTGACTACAATACTGCTAATGATGAAAGAGCTAAAATGAAGGCAGAAGGTGTTAAAAATCCTAAGGTGGTAGCACTAAACGGAAACGATAATGTTGATGTGAATAAAGAAGCCAAAACTTCAGGGAATACAACTAATATTTCGAATACAGCAACAAGTAGCACAAATAATACTACTACCAATTCAAATGTAACACCAACTACAAGTAATACTTCAAACAATGCTACAACTCCAGTAAATACTCCAACAGCAAATACAACATCTACCAACAATACTGCTCCAAATACAACAACACCAAAACAACCCATTAATCAGGCAGAAGTGGGTAAAGCATTAAAAATTGTTTATAAAGTATTGCTAGGCGAATATACCGACGAAGTTCCTGTTGAGGAATCGATGGTGTATTTAAAGTTTTCTAACAGTGGTATTGTTATTACACAAAATGATGGCAAAACAGTTTATACCATGGGCGAGTATCCCGACTATCCTTCGGCGTTAGATTTACAACTACAAATGAAGGTAGAAGGCATTAAATCGCCAAAAGTTATAGCCTTTAAGGATGGCACACAAATTGAAGTTAGTGAAGCGTTAGAATTAGTAAAAAATCATAATAAATGA
- a CDS encoding ATP-dependent Clp protease adaptor ClpS, giving the protein MNTETLKETSTVIENQELKLLVLYNDDVNTFDHVINMLVKYCGHDSLQAEQCAMLVHFKGKCDIKKGAFKELAFISEILAENGLTVEIN; this is encoded by the coding sequence ATGAATACCGAAACCTTAAAAGAAACAAGCACTGTTATTGAAAATCAAGAACTTAAACTGTTGGTGCTTTATAACGATGATGTAAATACCTTTGATCATGTTATTAATATGCTGGTAAAATATTGTGGACACGATAGTTTACAAGCTGAACAATGCGCCATGTTAGTTCATTTTAAAGGTAAATGTGACATAAAAAAAGGAGCATTTAAAGAATTGGCGTTTATTTCTGAAATTCTGGCAGAAAATGGTTTAACAGTTGAAATCAATTAA
- a CDS encoding M48 family metallopeptidase, with product MLKKSLLAILVIALIACSKVPISGRKQMNLLPESQLMSMALTQYGAFLSENPPMSDEIENTKRVKRVGNRIANAVEKYLKAEGQSSRIAGYKWEFNLVNQNVVNAWCMPGGKVVVYQGIMPVADSDAGLAVVMGHEIAHAIARHGNERMSQGLVAAAGAAGLAVALREKPAETQALFLGAYGITTGAGVLAFGRNQESEADKLGMVFMAMAGYEPKEAIPFWERMKAASGGNSTPEFLSTHPSHDTRIGRITDWLPTAESYFVKSVD from the coding sequence ATGTTGAAGAAAAGTCTTTTAGCAATTTTAGTAATTGCTTTAATAGCGTGCAGTAAAGTGCCAATTTCGGGCAGAAAACAAATGAACTTGTTGCCTGAAAGCCAGTTGATGAGTATGGCATTAACGCAATATGGTGCTTTTTTAAGTGAAAACCCGCCCATGTCGGATGAGATAGAAAATACCAAAAGGGTTAAACGAGTTGGAAACAGAATTGCAAACGCTGTGGAAAAATACTTAAAAGCAGAAGGACAATCGAGTAGAATAGCTGGATACAAATGGGAATTTAATTTGGTAAACCAAAACGTAGTAAATGCTTGGTGTATGCCAGGTGGTAAAGTAGTGGTTTACCAAGGTATTATGCCTGTTGCCGATTCTGATGCTGGTTTAGCTGTGGTAATGGGGCACGAAATTGCACACGCTATTGCACGACACGGTAACGAACGCATGAGCCAAGGTTTAGTGGCTGCCGCAGGTGCTGCAGGTTTAGCAGTGGCTTTACGCGAAAAACCAGCAGAAACACAAGCCTTGTTTTTAGGTGCTTATGGTATTACTACTGGTGCTGGTGTATTGGCTTTTGGTAGAAACCAAGAAAGTGAAGCCGACAAATTAGGAATGGTATTTATGGCAATGGCTGGTTATGAACCTAAAGAAGCCATACCTTTTTGGGAACGTATGAAAGCCGCTTCTGGAGGAAACAGTACGCCTGAATTTTTAAGTACACACCCTAGCCACGATACACGTATAGGACGAATTACCGATTGGTTACCAACTGCCGAATCGTATTTTGTGAAGAGTGTGGATTGA
- a CDS encoding aspartate aminotransferase family protein, protein MPTQRSLFLEHVAQTSDFPLSLEIEQAEGMYMTDVDGKKYLDLISGISVSNLGHRHPNVINAVKEQLEKYTYLMVYGEFVQSPQVKLATLLADNLPNTLNSCYLVNSGSEANEGAMKLAKRYTGRQQIISFKNAYHGSTQGCLSIIGSDDFKKPFEPLLPNITQLEFNNETDLAQISTKTACVIVEPIMGEAGVVAPTNNFLKKLRDKCTETGALLIFDEIQTGFGRTGKLFAFEHFGVTPDILTLAKAMGGGFPIGAFIASNEIMGSLKTNPILGHITTFGGHPVSCAAAYANLQTLLTQKNLISTVPQKEQLFKDLLKHPKIKAIRSFGLLIAVEFDSFETNKAIIDACIENGVLTDWFLFNDKSLRIAPPLIITEEEIKMACEVILDSIES, encoded by the coding sequence ATGCCAACTCAACGCTCCTTATTTCTCGAACATGTTGCACAAACCAGCGATTTTCCATTAAGTTTAGAAATTGAGCAAGCCGAAGGCATGTATATGACGGATGTTGATGGTAAAAAATACCTCGATTTAATTTCTGGTATTTCGGTAAGTAATTTGGGACACCGCCACCCCAACGTAATTAACGCCGTTAAAGAACAACTCGAAAAATATACCTATTTAATGGTGTATGGCGAGTTTGTACAATCGCCACAAGTAAAATTGGCTACGCTTTTGGCAGACAATTTACCAAACACCTTAAACTCGTGCTACCTAGTTAATTCGGGTAGTGAAGCCAACGAAGGCGCCATGAAATTAGCTAAACGATATACGGGAAGACAACAAATCATCAGTTTTAAAAATGCTTACCACGGCAGCACACAAGGTTGTTTGAGCATTATTGGTAGCGACGATTTTAAAAAACCGTTTGAACCTTTATTGCCCAACATTACTCAACTGGAATTTAACAACGAAACAGATTTAGCACAAATAAGCACCAAAACGGCTTGTGTAATTGTTGAACCTATAATGGGAGAAGCTGGAGTTGTGGCACCAACCAATAACTTTTTAAAAAAATTACGAGATAAATGTACCGAAACAGGTGCTTTATTAATTTTTGACGAAATACAAACCGGTTTTGGACGTACGGGTAAACTCTTTGCTTTTGAACATTTTGGAGTAACTCCTGATATTTTAACCCTAGCCAAAGCTATGGGTGGAGGTTTTCCTATTGGAGCATTTATAGCCTCGAACGAGATTATGGGCAGCTTAAAAACCAATCCCATTTTAGGGCACATTACCACTTTTGGTGGGCACCCAGTAAGTTGTGCTGCGGCTTACGCCAATTTACAAACTTTACTAACTCAAAAGAATTTAATAAGCACTGTACCGCAAAAAGAACAGTTGTTTAAAGATTTGTTGAAGCACCCAAAAATTAAAGCAATACGTTCTTTTGGTTTATTAATAGCGGTAGAGTTTGATAGTTTTGAAACCAATAAAGCCATTATTGATGCCTGTATAGAAAATGGGGTGTTAACCGATTGGTTTTTGTTTAACGATAAATCGTTACGAATAGCACCACCATTAATTATTACCGAAGAAGAAATTAAAATGGCATGTGAAGTGATATTGGATAGTATTGAGTCTTAG